CGCCGCGCCCTGGACCGCGCGCAGGGCGATCAGCCATTCGAGGTTCGGTGCGAGCGGCACCAGTACGGCGACGGCGACGGCGACCACCAGGGAGACCGTCATCAGCCGCACCCGTCCGAAGCGCTCGGACAGCGCGCTCAGCGGCAGTACACACAGCGCCAGTGCGGCGGTGGCCGCGGAGACCGTCCAGCTGGCCGCGCTCGCGCTCACCCCGAAGTCGTCGGAGATGGCGGGGAGCAGGGCCTGGGTGGAGTAGAGGAGGACGAAGGTCGCGAGGCCGGCGGCGAAGAGGGCGAAGCTCATGCGGCGGTAGCCGGGCAGACCCGGGGCGAGCTGACGGGACGGCGAGGTGAGGGCACCCACGGCCGTGGGCGCCCCGGTACTGGCGGAAGGCATATGTAGAAGGTATGCGCGGTGTTTTGATGCGTCCAATGCATGGAACGGCTTTAATCGTTCCCATGGTGCATGAACACAGCTCAGGGCATCGGGTGTCGCAGAACAGTTACGAAGAAGACATGAGGCTGCTGCTTGCTCCGCGCCTCGCGTACTTCTCGGGAGTCGCCCGCCACGAGCATGTGACCCGGGCCGCACAGGAGCTCGGCGTGCCCCAGTCCACGCTGTCGCGCGCCATGGTCCGGCTCGAAGACGACCTCGGTGTGGCGCTGTTCACCCGCAAGGGCCGCACGGTGTCGCTGACTCCGGCGGGCCGCACCTTCCTGACCGCCGCGGAGCGCGCCCTCGCCGAGGTCGAACGGGCGGCGGAATCGGTGCGGGCCGATGCCGACCCGTCCGGTGGCAAGGTCGCCTTCGGCTTTCTGCACACCATGGGCAGCGAGACGGTACCGGAGCTCATCCGTGCCTTTCGCGTCGACCACCCCCGGGTGCGTTTCACCCTCGTCCAGAACTACGGCGAGGCGATGATCGAGCGCCTGCGTGCCGGGGAGTTGGACCTGTGCCTGACATCCCCGGTGCCGGAGGCGCCCGATCTCGTCTCCCGCCGCCTGGACGAGCAGCGCCTGCGGCTCGTGGTCCCCCACGAGCACCGGCTGGCGTCGCGCAAGCGCATCCGGCTGGCGGAGGCGGCGGACGAGACGTTCGTGACCCTGGAGCCCGGCTACGGCCTGCGGCGCATCACCGACGCACTCTGCGCCGAAGCGGGCTTCAAACCCCGTGTCGCCTTCGAGGGTGAGGAAGCCGAGACGCTGCGCGGCCTGGTCGCCGCCGGGCTGGGCGTGGCCCTGCTCCCACCACCCGCGGTTCCCCGTCCCGAGGTCGTCGAACTGACGGTCACGGCCCCGCGCGCGGTGCGCGAGATCGGCGT
This DNA window, taken from Streptomyces sp. SCSIO 30461, encodes the following:
- a CDS encoding LysR family transcriptional regulator, producing MVHEHSSGHRVSQNSYEEDMRLLLAPRLAYFSGVARHEHVTRAAQELGVPQSTLSRAMVRLEDDLGVALFTRKGRTVSLTPAGRTFLTAAERALAEVERAAESVRADADPSGGKVAFGFLHTMGSETVPELIRAFRVDHPRVRFTLVQNYGEAMIERLRAGELDLCLTSPVPEAPDLVSRRLDEQRLRLVVPHEHRLASRKRIRLAEAADETFVTLEPGYGLRRITDALCAEAGFKPRVAFEGEEAETLRGLVAAGLGVALLPPPAVPRPEVVELTVTAPRAVREIGVAWLDGHEDTAPVAAFKKFLLSRRGKLLPD